One Capsicum annuum cultivar UCD-10X-F1 chromosome 2, UCD10Xv1.1, whole genome shotgun sequence genomic window carries:
- the LOC107860094 gene encoding ATP synthase subunit beta, mitochondrial (The sequence of the model RefSeq protein was modified relative to this genomic sequence to represent the inferred CDS: added 93 bases not found in genome assembly) has translation MGENMVRTIAMDGTEGLVRGQRVFNTGSPIKVPVGRATLGRIINVIGEPIDERGDLKTEHYLPIHREAPAFVEQATEQQILVTGIKVVDLLAPYQRGGKIGLFGGAGVGKTVLIMELINNVAKAHGGFSVFAGVGERTREGNDLYREMIESGVIKLGDKQGESKCALVYGQMNEPPGARARVGLTGLTVAEHFRDAEGQDVLLFIDNIFRFTQANSEVSALLGRIPSAVGYQPTLATDLGGLQERITTTKKGSITSVQAIYVPADDLTDPAPATTFAHLDATTVLSRQISELGIYPAVDPLDSTSRMLSPLILGEDHYNTARGVQKVLQNYKNLQDIIAILGMDELSEDDKLTVARARKIQRFLSQPFHVAEVFTGAPGKYVELKESIQSFQVIGTFLSFASRGDRVGLNQMLRQGISPNVQDYDKRTALHLAASEGHASIVELLLAYKADVNLKDRWRRTPLTDAKLYGHRDICRILEVCGGKDSNNDHPLTVRHEEDSIEENIDISELNLQHSSMIEQGLFGESEKVKWRGTWVVKTVIKRVFSAKVNTLLRELRHPNILQFLGSIVHGDEMILITEYLPKGNLQDILGKRLDPTTALRYALDIARGMNYLHRHKPLPIVHNNLHLKNLLLDEGGHIKIGEYWVQVLDNQIYANQDGCQLNSGCNLINHLCHDISKDIHSFGLIFYQMLEGRQITDRSSEPTSIKSVDLEKKLYTGRYPSRILQLIEDCTCTVPSTRPSFATVIEILEEVSLLSRKRGCPPCNKSRSPK, from the exons GTGCCTGTTGGCAGGGCTACACTTGGTCGTATTATAAATGTCATTGGAGAGCCCATTGATGAAAGGGGTGATCTAA AAACGGAACATTATCTCCCAATTCACCGTGAAGCTCCGGCTTTTGTTGAGCAAGCAACAGAGCAACAGATCCTTGTGACTGGAATCAAG GTGGTAGATCTTCTTGCTCCGTATCAAAGAGGTGGAAAGATTGGGCTTTTTGGTGGTGCAGGTGTTGGGAAGACGGTGCTTATTATGGAGCTTATTAACAACGTCGCGAAGGCCCATG GTGGTTTCTCAGTGTTTGCTGGTGTTGGTGAACGTACTCGGGAGGGTAATGATTTGTACAGAGAAATGATTGAGAGTGGTGTTATTAAGCTTGGTGATAAGCAG GGTGAAAGCAAATGTGCTTTGGTATATGGTCAAATGAATGAACCTCCTGGTGCTCGTGCTCGTGTTGGGCTCACTGGGCTGACAGTTGCCGAACACTTCCGCGATGCTGAAGGGCAAGATGTGCTCCTtttcattgataatatttttcGCTTCACTCAA GCCAACTCTGAGGTGTCCGCCCTCCTTGGTCGTATTCCCTCTGCAGTCGGTTACCAGCCAACTTTAGCGACAGATCTTGGAGGGCTTCAAGAGAGGATTACTACAACCAAGAAGGGGTCAATCACATCAGTTCAAGCTATCTATGTGCCTGCTGATGACTTGACTGATCCAGCACCTGCTACCACCTTTGCTCACCTCGATGCTACAACTGTGTTGTCTCGGCAG ATTTCTGAGCTTGGTATTTATCCTGCTGTGGATCCTTTAGATTCCACATCCCGTATGCTTTCTCCTCTTATTCTAGGTGAAGATCACTACAACACTGCACGAGGTGTACAAAAGGTTCTCCAGAACTACAAGAATCTCCAGGATATTATTGCCATTCTGGGAATGGATGAACTGAGTGAAGATGACAAATTAACTGTTGCTCGTGCCCGTAAGATTCAGAGGTTCTTGAGTCAGCCTTTCCACGTTGCAGAAGTATTTACTGGTGCCCCCGGAAAGTATGTGGAGTTGAAAGAGAGCATCCAAAGTTTTCAG GTTATAGGGACTTTCTTGAGTTTCGCGTCAAGGGGTGACAGAGTTGGTCTAAACCAGATGTTGAGGCAAGGCATTTCACCAAATGTGCAGGACTATGATAAAAGAACTGCTCTACATCTTGCTGCCAGTGAAGGACATGCCTCTATTGTTGAGCTTCTTTTGGCTTATAAGGCTGACGTTAATCTCAAAGATAGGTGGCGCCGGACT CCCTTAACAGATGCAAAATTGTACGGGCACCGTGACATATGCAGGATCCTTGAGGTCTGTGGTGGCAAGGATTCCAACAATGATCATCCTTTG ACTGTTCGGCATGAAGAGGATTCAATTGAAGAGAATATTGATATATCCGAACTGAACTTGCAGCACTCGTCAATGATTGAGCAG GGCTTATTTGGGGAGTCTGAGAAGGTCAAATGGCGTGGAACATGGGTGGTCAAAACAGTAATCAAAAG GGTGTTTTCAGCTAAGGTTAATACTTTATTGAGGGAACTCCGACATCCAAATATTTTACAGTTTCTTGGATCAATTGTTCATGGTGACGAAATGATCTTGATCACAGAGTATTTGCCAAAA GGAAACTTGCAAGATATTTTGGGAAAGCGTCTTGACCCCACAACTGCACTACGCTATGCGCTTGACATAGCTAG GGGAATGAATTACCTCCATCGTCACAAGCCCTTGCCTATTGTTCACAATAACTTGCATCTGAA GAACTTGTTACTAGATGAAGGTGGCCACATAAAGATTGGTGAATATTGGGTTCAAGTATTGGATAATCAGATATATGCAAATCAAGACGGTT GTCAATTAAACAGCGGATGTAACTTAATCAACCATTTATGTCATGACATTAGCAAAGATATTCATTCATTTGGCCTCATCTTTTACCAG ATGCTGGAAGGAAGGCAAATAACCGACAGGAGTTCTGAGCCCACATCTATCAAGTCTGTAGATTTGGAGAAAAAGCTGTATACAGGTCGATACCCAAGTAGAATTCTTCA GTTAATAGAGGACTGCACATGTACAGTTCCTTCGACAAGGCCATCATTTGCTACTGTCATAGAAATCCTAGAAGAAGTCTCTTTATTATCAAGGAAAAGAGGTTGCCCCCCGTGTAATAAAAGCAGAAGCCCCAAGTAA
- the LOC107860095 gene encoding uncharacterized protein LOC107860095, producing the protein MGNYISCTLSGPLGSNKQSRGIKVIFPSGEISHYYQPIKAAELMLETPNFFLVNTRSLHIGRRFSALNADEDLEMGNVYVMFPMKKLNSYVSAGDMGALLLTANSVSRRVAIGSLRILPEYAESSTVESEKSSLPKLNLDDIEEFSSEEFKNRLSMCRSKKPLLETIAEEPVCSR; encoded by the coding sequence ATGGGCAACTATATTTCTTGCACCTTATCAGGACCACTAGGCAGCAACAAGCAATCAAGAGGCATAAAAGTCATATTCCCAAGTGGTGAAATAAGTCATTATTATCAACCAATCAAAGCAGCAGAGCTTATGCTAGAAACTCCAAATTTCTTTCTTGTTAACACAAGGTCACTTCATATAGGAAGGAGATTTTCTGCACTGAATGCTGATGAAGATCTTGAAATGGGAAATGTATATGTCATGTTTCCAATGAAGAAGTTGAATTCTTATGTGTCAGCAGGTGATATGGGCGCGTTGTTATTAACAGCCAACTCGGTTTCCAGAAGGGTGGCAATTGGAAGTTTGAGAATCTTGCCTGAATATGCTGAGTCCTCTACTGTGGAAAGTGAAAAATCAAGTTTGCCAAAGTTGAATTTGGATGatatagaagagttttcaagtgAAGAGTTCAAGAACAGGTTGTCAATGTGTAGGTCAAAGAAACCATTGTTGGAAACTATTGCTGAAGAACCAGTTTGTTCAAGATGa